The proteins below are encoded in one region of Fimbriimonadaceae bacterium:
- the coaD gene encoding pantetheine-phosphate adenylyltransferase — MPGRAIYPGSFDPPTLGHLDIVERAATIFDELVVAVGVNSEKGRFLSSEERVESLRECTGHLANVRVRAFDGLLVEFARAERAKILVRGLRAVSDYEYEFRVGMANRRLAPEIETLFLIARDEYSFLASSVVREVARLGGDYAGFVPEPVARRIKDRLGA, encoded by the coding sequence ATGCCGGGGCGAGCGATTTATCCGGGTTCCTTCGACCCTCCCACCCTTGGACACCTCGACATCGTCGAGCGGGCCGCCACGATCTTCGACGAATTGGTGGTGGCGGTCGGGGTCAACTCGGAGAAGGGGCGTTTCCTCTCCTCGGAGGAGCGCGTGGAGAGCCTTCGGGAGTGCACCGGCCATCTGGCCAATGTGCGGGTCAGGGCGTTCGACGGCCTGCTCGTCGAGTTCGCCCGGGCTGAACGGGCGAAAATCTTGGTCCGCGGACTGCGCGCCGTGAGCGACTATGAGTACGAGTTTCGGGTGGGCATGGCGAACCGCCGACTTGCCCCCGAGATCGAGACCCTGTTCCTGATCGCGCGGGACGAGTATTCGTTCCTTGCGAGCTCGGTCGTGCGGGAGGTCGCCCGCCTGGGCGGGGACTATGCTGGGTTCGTACCGGAACCCGTCGCCAGGCGTATTAAGGACAGGTTGGGAGCCTAA